The genomic segment GCTCCAAGCCATGTCCCAATCGGGACGCTACCCGAGCCTCGACTGGACCTACTTTAATGCCAACAGCAACAACCGTCCCGAGAAAGGAGATGAGGCTGAGAAAGACATCAGGGACAGTAATAACAACGACAAGCATAGCCCGTCTCAGAATCCGTTGGTGGCGGCGCCCCTTGGTAACCATGACGATAGCACATCACCTCCGTCGCCACTTTTCGCCCTGTCTCCTGACCCAGAGGACTGTCCCGATGTTCTCGGCAGCTtgctctccatcactccatctccccctccccaaaGGCGGGGCCGGAGACATGGGGGAGGCGCTAAGCCCCTGTGTGACCCCACCATGCCCCCGGATAGCTCCACCCACCGGGCCTATTTACTCTAGCGCTTATGGGGAGGGGCCTCCATGGGGGACATTTTGATGGAGGAGCATGTGCCACTGTAGGGGGAGAAGCTAAGGAGTGAGGGGAATGCACTGAACTGTGCAAAACTGTGAATACCCGATCTTAACTGTATTACATCTGAtggactctttttttttttgttgctgttgaCTCTACTACCACACTTAAATAATTATCACAATATTGTTTCTTTTATTGATCTAATTAGCCAGGGTATTTCAATAATGAGAACATACAAATATGCTTCTTAGGGGACGTTGTAAACAAACATGAGAGTCCATGAATGGATTATCCAATTCAGTACATTACATTCCAGCACATCTATCATTAAATGTATGGAATATAATTATTCTGCTAGGGCCCTTTTTAAACATAGAAAGGTTCTCGGTTGTAGTTTTCTGAAAACCCTTGGTAAAACCATAACAGCACACGAGGATACTAGGGGCTTTTCAACATAATGGGAAAATGAACACAGACCAATCCATTATCCGTTTGCTCAGGCTTTCCGACGCTCCTTGACTGCTTCAGTGGCGCCGACAGTGTGAAAGGGGACTTTGACCTCAACCGACCGTCGGGGTAGTCTCCAATGAACTCCCTCATGCCATGGTCAGTGCTACTGTGCTCTCTGGTCATTTTGAGCATTAAAGCCATTCTCAGAATAAAGAATGGCCTGCATGTAGCCTAGTATATTGCAGCTCTGAAGTGCTTTATATATTGTGGGCCATGTTCTCTCTTTGTTCAGTCATATTACCAGCCAGATTCTCTGGTGTAACATGAGACTAGAGTCAGAtatcatggagacagacactgTACTAGAGGCACATTGGTCATAATACCTGATTGAATTGTAGTTAGGCTATACAGTAGTCAGACTATTTTGATGTGCATGGCACTGGGATATCACTGGCTATTTCTGTATAATTTGGTATGCTCCTTTGATCCTATTTGTAAGTGTGTTACCTAAAATGCAGTCTGATTGGATTATGGTATTGTGGGTATGGGCACGGACATGTAATATATGTTTGTCTGCAGCTTTATGGTGGATTAATGGAGCAATCCGCATTTCAAACAAAAGTTTTTGCCCCGTCGCtgatttggtaaaaagctgagggacggGGCTAAATAAATGGAACCACTCTCAAAAGAAGAGAtatagctatggatgcaaggaccgaACATCGTTGAGATCAACATTATAGTCATGTTTTGAAGCTATAAGTGTTTTTTAAAACAATTATATTATTTACAAACAACAGATTATAAAAAGGTTATATTTTCAGTTCAGATGggaatctacagttgaagttcatgaggcatttatactgtgtacaaaacattaagaacgacCTTATATTAccttatattgagttgcactttcatctgaattcacctggtcagtcagtcatggacAGAGGCAGGTGTgtataatgttttatacactcagtgtataagttAGATTTGTCAAGAATCAATAGCATCATTCATTGGAAAGTCAAATGTATGTAGCAATCTCAGCTTGTACAGTTGTGAAATTTGACTGTTTCTATGAAAACACAAAACTATAGGACTTCAGTTATTGTAGATAGAATTAGAAGTGAATTTGAAGATGATATAAAATGTATGCAACTGTGTCAAACCAAGTGTTTGTTCCCTCCTGCTTCAGGCGCCTGAACACGTAGGCATTAACATGATGTAATAAAGAGCTCCAATTCATTCAATAAATACAAATGACTTCAAGTTCATTTATTTGGAGGTCTGTGTTCTGGTTTAATGTGGGTGATATGGTGATGTTTCCACCATCGTTGCTTAACTATTTACATAATCAGAATTACGTAAGTGACATGGAAAAGCCACTGACTACCTCTGACAGCCATGAATAAAAGACAGGGACTATAACAAATGTAGTAatcacagccatgaataaaagTTAGTCACCAAAACAGTAATCAATAAGCTGAAACATGTGGATCCCTCTTTGGCCCTCTGGCCCAGGGGCTATTATCTACAGAACTTTAGCACGTCAGATGTGTCAACAACAAAGTGTTCCAGAACGGAACCCCCAGTCAGGGTGAAGGTGACAGCATCTTGTTTTGTGTCTGTAGTTTGTTTCTCAGGAGGACCACCCTGGATAAACTtcacatactgtagatagtgaACCTGGGACTGCCCAGAGATAATGCAGAGATAATAAAGAAACAGTCAGACTGACACCTGATCTTTAACTGGAGGGACACATGTTGCAAGGACCAAACAGCTGTCTTGTTCTTAGATGTCTGAGGCATTGACCTGCTCACTGTCTTAGTCTACCTGGTTTCTCCACTGAGGCTTCTCAAGCCAGCATGAGTGTCTGGAGTACTTTCTGAGGTCCTGGACTCCTCTACGTCTGGAGTATGCCTGAGGTCCTGGACGCCTCTACGTTGGGAATATGCCTGAGGTCCTGGACGCCTCTACGTCGGGAATATGCCTGAGGTCCTGGACGCCTCTACGTCGGGAATATGCCTGAGGTCCTGGACGCCTCTACGTCTGGAGTATGCCTGAGGTCCTGGACGCCTCTACGTCTGGAGTATCCCTGAGGTCCTGGACGCCTCTACGTCTGGAGTATGCTTGAGGTCCTGGACGCCTCTACGTCTGGAGTATGCTTGAGGTCGTGGTCGCCTCTATGTCTGGAGTATGCCTGAGGTCCTGGACTCCTCTACGTCTGGAGTATGCCTGAGGTCCTGGACTCCTCTACGTCTGGAGTATGTGTGTCGTCGCCCCCCCTCCCCGAGTGTGCGGGAACTCCATAGTGGGCTGTGTGGGGAAGCTCAGTGTGTCCCCCGGCCAGACACGAAGACTAGAAGCTTCTTGACGGTCAGAGACTCACATCCCTGAAGAAGACACAAACAAAGACAATATGACCTAGGATGAATCTTGAGAGGCTGACGTACTTCTCCTAAACATAATGCATTACTATTCATATATAAAAACATTCTCTCCTTGATCTCCTCTATTATGCCTGTTTCCAGGACCCAGATTCAGCCGTGTCCTGGACTAAAAATCATCCATGATGATTAATCAGTTGCATTGAAGATTGATGACATTTTCCTTACACTCCACCCCAATAAGCCAGTCCCTCCAGTAGCCATACGTTATGTTCTCAGCTATTCTCTCATCACTACCGGGGGCTGAGAAGTTCACGTGGAAGAGCGTGaggtctactgcagagagaggtCTGGCTAGTAATATCTGCTTGAATACAGCAGGATGCCTCTAGCAAGCCCAATGTAGCCAGTCCTCCTTTCATTTGGTTTAAACAACAAAAAGGACAACACAGAGTGAGGGACACAAGAGACTGAGCTCATAAAAGTAATTACTGTAAAGGGTTTTATCTCACAGCAGTGCCAAAAGTGACTAGGCCCAACTCAGCAGTTATTGTACAAAACATACTTAATGGTCCACATGACAACCAAACATCCAAATAGCCCCTCGCAGCAAACCGCACAATGTCTTCCCTGTCCTCCCATGTTTGGACAGGGCTGAGGACCCCCAGCGGACGCAGAATTAAAGACTCCTCCTCCATGACCTCACTAGCAGCCTCCAGGGTTGTGGCCGCCTTAAGCTGTGGGTTGAATGACACGATATCACAATGCAAATCACAACCCcaggcctgtattcacaaagcatctcagagtaggagtgctgatctaggatcagtttcccattttagatcataatgaataagaatatacaggtcactgccaaaataaaggaaacacttactGCCTTTGTCAGTCGATAGGAACATTCgcccgagctatttaggagggatatcacacctggcacaaatggttgtctagttctgtttttcctgctgaggggtgctctatacctgcgcccagaggggagtagttcaacgtccaggtacagggggtggcttgggtctaaaatgattttgtgagccttgtggagggccctgaccttaaagatctcatccagacctgtctgtttgactccaagtaccttgcttgctgtggtaataatccttctcagcatatttctcaggctgacagtggcattgccaaaccaacaaacatgAAAACAATGTAAGCCATATGATGTgtccgtctcagtcaccagatctcaacccaattgaacacataTGGAAGATTCTGGAGCAGagcctgagacagcattttccaccacaatcaacaaaacaccaaatgatggaatttctcatggaagaatggtgttgtatccctccaacagagttccagacacttgtagaatctatgccaaggtacactgaagctgttctggctcgtggtggcctaACGCCCTAATAAGACACTAATTATTGGCATTTCCTTTATttttgcagttacctgtatgtacaGGAAGGACCTGATCCAAGATCAGAACTCCTAGTCTGAGAAGCTATGTGAATACAAGCCCAGGGCTCAGGCTACAAACACAAACCAATATATACGGCAAAGAACACATGAACATGTCACATGCCTTCTCCAGCCTGGCTCGTATTTCCTGGTGTGATCTCGTCCAGGGCCACAGGAGCAGAGGGAAGACCACAGATCATGTCAAACGTTCTCCTGGACAGGAAGTGGGGCCATATCTCACCACTCAGACACTGGTCATGCTCTCCACCAGCCTGTACATTATCCCAGGCTGAAACTAAAACATGGTACAAGTTAATACCACCTTATTAAAATAAGGGGGGTTTTTACTATGGAAAGCACATAAGAGGCCACCAATCTATGTAGTAATATACCATATAAGACCTTATAGTTCACTCTGCTTGGAATACACTGAAAGTGATACAACAGGACAGTGTTCTAGGATTAGATAGAAAGTGTCATATTTGAACATATAAACAGTGCGATCTTACAATACTAGTGCAATACTAGGCTTTTGCAGTGGTCTGGCCCCTGGAACAAACAACAGTCTTGGATGGCTGCCATCAACAGCCGAATGAACTCCTGTGTTTAACCATGTTGGTCGACTGACCCCTCACATTGAACCTCTGAGGTTGAATAGTTTCCAGCTGAATGCCTTGGTGGCAGAGCGGAGTACGTCCTTTCGTAAAATAATCGGCGTGTTCTCTTCCATGTTCTCCGGATGGGACACCTGGGAGGCCACGGCAGACAGCAGTGTACCTGTAGGGGAACCCTACgataaaaacagaaaaaaatgatGACATGATACGGAGACATcgtttggaggagagaggatatagGCTGGGAAAATGTAACAGCACCCTGGGCAAAGACTAGCGTTGCCTAATACATCAGACTGATACCATCGTTACCCCATGGATATTCCACTCTCTAGCGATGATTCCATTACTTTCCATTGCATTCTTGTCTTTGGTATTATGAAATCATAGATAAGCAAAGGCCTGACATCTAATGGAAATAAATAACAAACATGTAGGCCTGATCTCGTGTATGATGATGCCAACTTCAGATATGCTTACTCTTCTGTCGTCATGACGGTCTTCTCCTCTTGGCTTCGACAGTAGGAAACGGGGCATGTTGGCTGTTGTACAGTTGTTGGGGGTAGGTGAGGAGAAGAGCACTTCatgggtgacagagagaaagactccTGAAATTCATAAAGAAAAAGTTAGGCTCACAAAAGTCCAACTGTCAACCTTCAAGTATTCATTTCGATCATAAAAACGTGTAGACCTGGCTtattgacaatctggaccccctatttctgaaactttccgccgccattgtcgcaacccctattaccagcctgttcaacctctctttcatatcgtctgagatccccaaggattggaaagctgccgcagtcatccccctcttcaaagggggagacaccctggacccaaactgttacagacctatatccatcctgccctgcctatctaaggtcttcgaaagccaagtcaacaaacaggtcactgaccatctcgaatcccaccgtaccttctccgctgtgcaatctggtttccgagccggtcacgggtgcacctcagccacactcaaggtactaaacgatatcataaccgccatcgataaaagacagtactgtgcagccgtcttcattgaccttgccaaggctttcgactctgtcaatcaccatattcttatcggcagactcagtagcctcggtttttcggatgactgccttgcctggttcaccaattactttgcagacagagttcagtttgtcaaattggagggcatgctgtccggtcctctggcagtctctatgggggtgccacagggttcaattctcgggccgactcttttctctgtatatatcaatgatgttgctcttgctgcgggcgattccctgatccacctctacgcagacgacaccattctatatactttcggcccgtcattggacactgtgctatctaaccgccaaacaagcttcaatgccatacaacactccttccgtggcctccaactgctcttaaacgctagtaaaaccaaatgcatgctcttcaaccgatcgctgcctgcacccgcatgcccgactagcatcaccaccctggatggttccgaccttgaatatgtggacatctataagtacctaggtgtctggctagactgcaaactctccttccagactcatatcaaacatctccaatcgaaaatcaaatcaagagtcggctttctattccgcaacaaagcctccttcactcacgccgccaagcttaccctagtaaaactgactatcctaccgatcctcgacttcggcgatgtcatctacaaaatggcttccaacactctactcagcaaactggatgcagtctatcacagtgccatccgttttgtcactaaagcaccttataccacccaccactgcgacctgtatgctctagtcggctggccctcgttacatattcgtcgccagacccactggctccaggtcatctacaagtccacgctaggtaaagctccgccttatctcagttcactggtcacgatggcaacacccatccgtagcacgcgctccagcaggtgtatctcactgatcatccctaaagccaacacctcatttggccgcctttcgttccagtactctgctgcctgtgactggaacgaattgcaaaaatcgctgaagttggagacttttatctccctcaccaacttcaaacatcagctatctgagcagctaaccgatcgctgctgctgtacatagtctattggtaaatagcccacccattttcacctacctcatccccatactgtttttatttatttacttttctgctattttgcacaccaatatctctacctgtacatgaccatctgatcatttatcactccagtgttaatctgcaaaattgtaattattcgcctacctcctcatgccttttgcacacattgactccccctttgttttctactgtgttattgacttattaattgtttattccatgtgtaactctgtgttgtctgctcacactgctatgctttatcttggccaggtcgcagttgcaaatgagaacttgttctcaactagcctacctggttaaataaaggtgaaataaaaaaaataaaaaaaataaaaattgtcacTTACAGCTTCAACCTCCTCCTACAGGTGGCAGAAATGATGCCCAGACCAGAGCTTGTTTTCGTTGCACTACAATCATCTTTCGTTCATTTAATTTCAATGGAATTAAGATTATTTTAGTACTATGATGCTTTTGAGAAATCCAGCCGAGGACAGGAGGATGTTAGCCTGAGATCAGAAATTGCAACAGATTACGCCAATTATGTTGCAAAACACAAACGGAACAAAGTCGAGAGGGATCTATCTGAATGTGTCCCAAATACACCCGTGATTCCATACCAAACGTTGACTAAAGTTATGGAACTTTGTTCTCCAAGCGTGACGAGAAAGGCAAGTCAGATTTACACAAAATTGCTGATTAATTTAACGCTAACACGCTTGAACTATATATATGGAAATGATGCACAAGTGAGGCAACGTTTCGTTGTTTCCAAAGGGAACTGTTTTTTCAGTCGGACCACAGTTTCCGGTCCGTCAGTGAAAATAGTCCGACTGTAATTGTTTCAGGGTTCAGTGTAAAGCTGAAGAAGTATATATACAGAAAACAATGGCTACTTAGAGAGCGTTGATATATGGTGCTCAAAGTACATGAACGTACTTACCCAGGACCTGCACATTCCACTGGTTTATGAAAACACGATCGCCTTATCAATTTATAACCATGAACCTCAGAATAGTACTTATTTTGTGCCTCTCCGCTCTGTCTTGCATCGCAGGTAAGGAACATTCACTGATGCTAATCTACTTTTTCGGCACAATTAAATAATACAACTGTAAATCTTTGACTCTGCAGACGATGAAGGAATGGTGAAAATTCCAGGAGGAAAGATGACGATGGGGACGAACTCAGCCGACGGCAGGGATGGAGAATCACCCACGAAAGAAGTGACAGTCGATCCATTCAGTATCGATAAATATCCCGTCACTAATTCTGACTTCAGGTAACTTACTTTGATACAGCGATGATGATACTTCCCAGTAAGCAACATTACGTTGAAAGGATGtataaaatacttattttccagacGTTGAAGTTGGGTTAATTTTAAGTATTGAAAAAActgaaaatgtgtattttctggatgttgaaaatactttctttttttccccGGAAAATGAAATCAGGTTAATTTTCGGTTCTGTCTTTTTTTGGTAATTTATACTATGGCCATACTTCAACTGCACATACATTCTCAAGGAAGTAAGGATTATATCAAAATGACAATGTTTTTAGCCATTTAATATAGGAAGGAGGAACCAATGGAAGATTGCAACAGAATATATATTATTGCTCCCATCTGTCACATGGACTTATATTAGCTTTTTTTTAAGCTTTAAAATGGGCAGTGATGATGTTCAAAGTAGTCCAACCTACAGAATAAACCGACAGACTACTTCAACTACAATAACATTCTCAGTAATGTTCTTTATTTTCTTGTTAGGACTGTGATACTGTACATTGCTGTTgaatgctctggataagagtgtgctggatgaacaaaatgtaaatgtaaactttcacaaggccgcggggcccgACGGATTACCAGGGTActaagagcatgcgcagaccaactggcaagtgtcttcactgacattttcaacctctccctgactgagtctgtaatacctacttgtttcaagcagaccaccgttgtccctgtgcccaagtaacctgcctaaatgattaccgccccgtagcactcacgtcgatagccatgaagtgctttgaaaggctggtcatggctcacatcaaatccataatcccggaaaccctagactcactcgaATTCGCATACATCCACAGATGGCGCAATctcactggacttcctgatgggccgcccccaggtggtaagggtaggcaacaacacatctgccatgctgatcctcaacatgtgGGGTGCGTGTTTagttccctcctgttctctctgttcacccactGTGTGGCGTagcacgattccaacaccatcattaagtttgctgacgacacaacagtggtaggccgatcaccgacaacaatgagacagcatatagggaggaggtcagagacctgtcagtgtggtgtcaggacaacaacgtCTCTGTCaaagtgagcaagacaaaggagctgatcgtggactacaggaaaaggagggccgaacaggctcccattcacatcgacggggctgtagttgagtggtttgagagtttcaagttccttggtgtccacatcaccctcAAACTACTATGGTCAAACACAgcaagacagtcttgaagagggcacgacaaaaccttttctccCTCAGGACACTAAAAAGATTCGGTATGGGTCCCCAGAAccacaaaaagttctacagctgcaccattgagagcatcctgaccggttgcactgttatggcaactgctcggcctccaaccgtaaggcgctacagagggtagtgcgtacggcccagtatttcactggggccaagcttcctactagtgtcacatctgctcctgcaacaCCCTCTagtgctcatcctgtgtctccttgacctgctgccactcccccagtgctctatccctgtgtttgtgattgtgtgggcggtgacaggtgtgctggagtcagagcagatccccaccagctgcaacctgttccataatcaagacctacaaatactcagtcctgccacttccacactgccagatcttaatctctgctcagtcagtccatGTTACTAGCCGTTTgttcctgttgtcctgttgtgccTTTTTTCCCTTGCCTGAcgctgttttcctctccgctacagttctaCCCGCTCTGACtatggtccctgtctccagtccaaCTTCTTGTCAGTACTGcgactctgtcctggattccccactctacgctcccttggattcccctttGGACCTGATTACCCTGTTCAAACagctctcgctccagcctcagcacCTGGTTTCCGGAAACCTGCCCGAGCTTCCCCTGGCCTGTGCACAATCTTCCCcccgtgtttcaataaataccttggttacctcatcccagttttctcatctgagtctgctcttgggttcacctGTTCCGCTCCACGTACCTTTATACTAGGctttgtcagaggaaggcccaaaaaattgtcagactccagtcacccatgtcatagactgttctctctgctaccgcacggcaagcggtactggagagctaagtctaggacaaaaaggctccttaacagcttctaccccaagccataagactgctgaacaattaatcaattcgccaccggactatttacattgacccctcccctctttgtttttacactgctgctactcgctgtttattatctatgcacagtcactttacacctacctacatgtacaaattacataACCTGTACCGCCCGcggcacattgacttggtacatgtacccctgtatataggctcatttattttattgtgttacgttttatttttttgaattactttagtttatttagttaaatttagtttagtttatttagtttaaatttatttagttatttatttaaatattttcttaactatatgtcttgaactgcattgttggttaagggcttgtaagtagtatttcacagtaaggtctacctacacctgttgtattcggcgcatgtgacaaactttgatttgatgtgttgCACAAGTTTGAACAGCACAGTGAAGTATGGCACAGAGTACACTATGGTACAGTTTAATTTAGTAAAGTACAGTATGGTTTAGTTCAGTAGAGAACAGAGTAAACTTTTCTttactgtgctgtattgtactacACTCTTCTGTGTTCTACAGTACtatgctgtccaaacttgtgagaAATAATGTatgtctatgtttgggccaaatcgaGGCCGGTCCGGACCAGGTCTGAACCAACCACAGACGTCTATGAATGGTTCAGATCTGGTCTGGTCCGGACAAAAAAATCTATGTCCGTGGACGTTGAAATTGAGGCATGTCCGCACCAAGATGGCCAAAAGACAGTCTATGCTTGGTCGGTTTGTATGTGGGTACACTAGTTGACACTGCAAACGGAGAATATTGAAGTGGTTTATTGTCTTCATCCCAGGGAGTTTGTCAGGTCACAGAAATACAAGACTGAAGCGGAGACCTTCGGCTGGAGTTTTGTGTTCCAGGACTTTGTGTCTGAAGAGCTGAAGAGCAAAGTCACAGAGAAAATAGAGGTATGTTGAAAGTCACTTCTGCAtttcatatcaaacatctctCACACTGATAGGTGAAAGGTAAGTCGTTTTTTTCAGGGGGGTTCCTTCTGAATTGTGATAATGATTAACTCTCCTTTCACCCCTGAAGTCAGCACCTTGGTGGATGCCAGTCGAGCGGGTGTTTTGGAGGCAGGTAATGAAgtaatttttttgtttttcccATCCCCCTGTACCTATATCTGGACTACCTGACTCCTCTCCATGTGTTTGTCCAGCCTGCAGGTCCTGGTTCTGGGATCCGGGAGCGTCTGGACTCCCCAGTGGTCCAGGTGAGCTGGAACGATGCCCATGCCTTCTGcaagtggagggggaggaggctgCCCAGCGAGGAGGAGTGGGAGTGGGCTGCGCGTGGGGGTCTGCAGGGTGAGTGGGGCTcgctaaaaaaataaaaaataaattgtagTGGGATTGTCTTTAGTACAATGCCGGCTGGGTTGGATCTCCACAAAGAATAAGACATATCTCACCAAATAATAAGAACCCATGGAATTAGAATTCTAAATCTTGTTAAGTGTTAATAGCCATTCATGTATAACAGCCCTCCTCCATTCCATGTTGATAACAGAACCCCTTCTTCGCTCCAGGTAGAACGTATCCCTGGGGAAACAAATTCCAGGCCAACCGCTCCAACCTGTGGCAGGTCAGACGAATGACATCACATTCACCATCCTGAAATGAACATTCTAACGTTCTTCTCAACCCTCTCAGTAATTCTTTCAAAAGATATATTTGGTTTGTGTGTTCTAAAGCCAAAGTTAAAACTTACATAACCTACATCCTACACAAGTTTCCATGTTAGGATTTGCTCAAAAATATTTTATTCATGATTTATAAAGTGTTTTACAATTAGTATCCCTTGTACTGTTGACTTAAATCATCAGTAAGGTTACATCACATAGCAGTATATGTCGCTATCAATAAAATATCACATTAAGGTGCAGAGTGTTCAATTTGTCTGCTGGGGGACAAGGAGACTCGCAGCTCTGCAGAAACAATTGACAACTGTGCAGTTTTCATTGTTAAATACATGTTAATTatttggttgtaatatcatcacctCTTGAAGCGCAGAGTCAGAACTTCAAATGTCAGATTATTCCATGCAAAACAATtacagcaagtaactgcatgcttttcatCAGTAAAAATAAATTCATCATGT from the Oncorhynchus tshawytscha isolate Ot180627B linkage group LG33, Otsh_v2.0, whole genome shotgun sequence genome contains:
- the sumf2 gene encoding inactive C-alpha-formylglycine-generating enzyme 2, which gives rise to MKTRSPYQFITMNLRIVLILCLSALSCIADDEGMVKIPGGKMTMGTNSADGRDGESPTKEVTVDPFSIDKYPVTNSDFREFVRSQKYKTEAETFGWSFVFQDFVSEELKSKVTEKIESAPWWMPVERVFWRQPAGPGSGIRERLDSPVVQVSWNDAHAFCKWRGRRLPSEEEWEWAARGGLQGRTYPWGNKFQANRSNLWQGLFPDGDTAEDGYHGIAPVTAFPPQNSFGLYDMIGNAWEWTSTPFPGGRPMFVLRGGSWIDTEDGSANHKARITTRMGNTPDSASDNLGFRCAARKDKTEL